In Drosophila sulfurigaster albostrigata strain 15112-1811.04 chromosome 4, ASM2355843v2, whole genome shotgun sequence, the sequence CGTCTAATGGCCTCGAAGCCCGTGCTAATAGACGTCGTCTTCCCGAGCTGAAACTTCCCACGTTCGGTGGAGGTAACACGGAATACGTGAGTTTTCGGTCAATGTTTGAGTCTATCATTGACAAGGATAATGACTTAGATGCTGTTGAAAAGTTCCAATATTTACTATCGTGTCGTTGGAGATATCGAGGCTCAATTATCGTGAGGCTCTGAGTATATTGAATAATCGGTTAAACAACAACCGACTTGTGTTCCAGTCACACATCAAGGATCTTTTAGGTACCAAGAAGGTGGAAGCAGGATCATCCCCGGCCACAAAACTTCTTGAGTTTAGTGATAAAGCTAATGTTCACATGGGgctgttgatgcgagcgcattgctaagtgagtggcacacctccgctccgccgaccgaaaagcactcaaagctttttcgctcactagcaatgcgctcacgcgtaagaatgcactcaagttccagtgctctcagcttctctctcccacaactcaccaccgctgagcgCGGCTCGGCGCAACAGATCGACGAAATGACGTCGGCATTTTTCTAAGACTAGTTGAAAAAGACGATTCTATATCCACGGTTCTAAACACCCCCACTCTGTGCGTTTAATAACCCGAACAGTACCAATAAACATATTAACTAATAGTGAGAAAAACCacgagtgtttttatttctacGGGAAGAAACTTTGAACTTTGCAGCGCCCCTACGCAAACAGGGGCACTTAAGATTCTGGGCCGTCCAGAGGAAATTGTAAACAGCATTCTCATTTACGTGCTGCTGCAAAAGCTGGATGTTGAAACTCAGGCGGCGTGGGAGGATAGCTGGGCATTGAACAACCCTGCCGCCAATAAAGTACCGACTGTTACTGAGTTTTTCACATTTCTGGACGAAAGATGTCGGGAGCTGGAAAGTCTGTAATACGCTATGGTTAGTCACACAGCAGGCTCACAGGTGGGAAGGAACTTTATCTATAATGGCAGCAGGAAGGCGTTTTTGGCACAAACTAGCCCCTAGCAGGGcaaatgtttttatgttttgtgacGCGCCTGGTCACGGCATATATTCCTGCCCCGTCTTTGCAAATTTCTTGAGGCAGAAGGAAGTGAAGAAGCTCGCTCTCTACTTTAACTGTTTAAGGAAAGGACACCAAACTCGATCCTGCACATCTGGCGCTTGTCGTAACTGTGGTGGATGACATCATTCGTTATTGGATTTCGAGATATCACAACGAGCTTCGGCAGCTGATTCGTCTGCCGCTCTGCAGCCTTGGTGCCCAAtgtcttcgttgttgttttgcttaaaAGTCGTGCTGGGTCGTTCGTTCCTTCGTTCGTGCTCTGTTTGATTCTGGTTCGCAAATCCATATGATGACGTCCCATTTAGCCCAACAGGTATACATAGTTAAAGCCGACACGTTCAGATGCTATGGTTTCTGGCCTCGGGGATACAGACGTTTCTGTTGAAGGATGCACAGTAAATGTTTGCATGCTTTCTTGAATCCCGACTACTCTGTCAATCTTCAAGCTGTTGTGGCGTCATTAATCACCAACAGCCAGCCGAATTTCGCCATTGATATCGACGGTTGGACGATTCCATCCAACATTCAGTTAGCTGCACCTGCCTTCAATCGTCCGCAGCGCGTGGACCTGCTGATTGGTGAAAGCCTATTCTACGGCTTGTTAAGTGTCCGACAAATTGACGATTCTTCAGAAGACCCGCCTTGGTTGGATAGTTGCTGGTGGAGACGGTACAATGCACATAGCATTGATGGCAGGGAAAAAGGTTTCTGATGATAGTAACGAGCAGCAGGATTTCCAACTGATGGGACTCGCAATTATTGTGCAGTGCATGTCCAAGCAGATGGACAAGTTGAGCTGTCAGGAGAATCACAGACAACGCTGGCCGAGACAAATGCCGTGCTGCAGCAGACGCAGCGCAATTGCGAAAGCAGTTGCAAGACAAGGATGTGAAATGGACACAGCGTCAGCAGGAGTTGAAGCATCTGCAACGCAGCAAACTGCAAGAAGCTCAAAACAAAGTCCAGAAAGTGCAGCTGCTGGCCGAGGAGCGTTTCCTTGAGCTCGAATCCCAGCTGCAGGCTAAAGATGAGAAGAAACAGGCGCTGCAAGCGTATCACCAGGAAATGGCTCATCAGCTGCGTCACAAGCAGGATCAGTTGAATGCCGCCGAGCAGCAAgggctgcagctgcagacacGCATTCGCGACCAAGAGGCGCTGAACCGGGTCAAGGGGCTGCAACCGCTGCGCACCAGCACCAAGCTGAAGGAGCGCGATCGTCTGGCGTTGTTCCAGGATGAGGTCAGCGTGTTGCGCACTTCGTCGCAACGTCGCAGTCCCAGCAACCACAGCATTAGCaatggcagccacagcaacagtcTCTAAGATAGCAGCGGCGAGCTGTGCCGTCTGACCAACGAGGTGGAGAGTTTGCGCTGTGTGCAGAACGCAGAGTTACAGCGGGAGAACGTCGAGCAGCGCAGTCTGAGCTGAGTCTGAGGCACAGAACGAAATGATGCGCACAGAGCTCGAAAGCAAAACATAGAAGGAAAAAGGTCTTCAACCACGAGAGCATCAAGAGCACAAAGCACCATCTGTATCGCTCTGTTGGTCGCTCTATACTCAATTTCGATGAGCTTCGCACGCTGATTTGCCAAAAGCGGCTATAATTAATAGTCGTCCATTGTTATCAATTTCAGAGAATCATGACGATTTGGATGTGCTGACTCCCGCTCATCTACTGTTTGGTGGTCCTCCAACAGTGATTCTTGAGCCCGACCTAACTACGCTGGACTACAATCGGTTGGATGGTTGACAGCGTGTCACTCAGCTGCAGCAGGTCTTCTGGACTAGATGGCGGGAGGAGTATCTGACTATTCTCCAGTAAAGATGCAAGTGGCGCACACCTGATCGTCGTCACCAAGTCAACTACGTGGTCTTGCTCAAGGACGAAAACTTGCCTCCTCTTCATTGGCCGCTAGCCCGTGTCAAGGCGCTTATCCCTGACAAGGACGGCGAGTGTCGAGTTGTTGAGTTGAAGACGTCGTGTCGCAGCACCCGGAGAATCATAAACAAACTATGTCTACTGCCCTGATGATGGTGAAAGTCAGGTTTTCAACGGCAGGAGTATGTCGGGAGCAGCAGACAGCGAATGTTAATGCAATGCTGTGACAGCGTTTGCCAGCAGCACTGCATGCTCTATATGCACTGTTGACGATCGCTTGCATTTCGATCGGCTAATTGCTTACTCACTTTCAACGTTACTCTTTTGTAAATCGTGTCGGTGGCGAAGATTGTTGCTCAAGTCACAGCCTAAAAATATTAAGTGGTtacatatacgtacatatgtaccatatcaataaactataaatttaaattcgcgtcttttatttataaataatattcttcCGAATAAAAGGTACTAAAAAGCTTAGTAGCTCAACAACTAGTTTTCGGAATACTGTGTGACGCTTCATCACCATGCAATTGATGGGGTTTTGTTTTTCCGAGCTCAGAGTGTGAAAATAAACGCTCAATCCCTTTAAGCCTGCCTCAGCaatgataaatttatttatgtaccgtttttatttaataacaatgcacaatatataatatatattatagtgTGAGTTTTACAGTTTGACAGTATGTTTAGCAGAATTATTAGAAACCGTTACTGAATAcacgaataaataaataaataagaaacatTGGAGCCAAATAACTATTTAACTGGGGTTTGGTAACAAAAACTTGTCATATACCaagatgaaaatatttgtgataTGGTATCCATCCGAAAGTTCCGCTatattgttttcttgtttAAACCGTCTTTAtctctaaaataaaaagaagataAAACTGAAGGGAGCACCATTTCAACAAATAGTGATTACAATACAAACCTTGTAGCTCGGATTTCGGTATAGTTCTACCTTCGTCATTGTCGTTATTCGATTCGATTAATGCtgcaattaacattttaattttttatgttaatatcAGACTtaagaaattgtatttgaatgcAAAAGGAGGCATCTTATTCAATGTTGTATCTATTTCCTTTGTTTGTATGTACGATCActacatatttaaaacaactaaaattatgtataaattattcttaatGATGAAGCTATTATTATATCAGTAACACtgattatttaaaacttttctgAAATCTTggtaaaacataaaaaaaaacacaaataaaaatgtggaCAAAGAACCATAgctcacaatttttttttacactttgCTCGCGAGAACAGCCGAAAAAAGCATCAGTCTCGTTCTTTCTCTGAGCAGCAGACtttgcttctttttgttttggttttggcatTACGATGAGctcatgatacaattatacaaggtagtctcgtcagCAAAAGCTGTTCCTCTATAATCATAACAATCAGTGCGAGTAAAAGGATCTCAGCGTagtagtgtttttttttaaaacgtAAATTGTTCGGCAAACGGTATGAGAATAAGCAGACCAAAAGTTAAGAGGAAAAACTGTTTTTCGGTTGAGCGCGAGCAAAATTTGTATACGAGCAATTCAATCGTTTGCTCTCAGACTTTTTGCTCAAAGTCTAAGTGAAGAACACTTATTTTGAGACCGCGAGCTAGGCAAATAACTGTTATTTGCGAGCTATGCAAAGAACTTATTTTTCAAATCagtcaaataaaaaacaaacatgaaTGCAACATTCAAGTCTGCACGCTATACATTGTAATAAACCCATATTCtaaattatatcaaattaatataccgaaaaattctaaaatacaTATGGCTAActtaaaaattacgcttgctattcgatttttgtcgatttagGCGGCGGAAGTGGGCGGGGCTAAAATTTAAACCAAAATTGATTTACgtgcaaaaaaacaatacctgtcgaaaaaataaaatttttatctctTAGTCTCCAAGATCTGGGTGTTCATACGGGCAGACGAACATAACCATATTTCTAgatgttgacgctgattaagagTATATAACCTAATGGGATtgaagatgcctccttctgcatgttacatacattttctgcaggcaaaattataatacccttctagtCTAGCTGGTATAAAACAATAGCTTTAATTTAAGAGACTATCGCAAATAGAGTTTCTCACCattatttgattgaaattcCATTGAGTTGGTTATTTTCCCGTTCAATAAATCACCAGCACCATCGTTAGAAAGTTCTTGTTGAGGTGACTGCATTCTCATTGTAGCTAATCCCCGTTCCAATTGATCCGTGACTGGATGTAAGTTGAACATGCACTGCTCTACAATATCGTTTCGTCCCATTTGATCTAAAGCCTGCGACATTGAATTACCAGTAGCAGTCGAACTATTTTGTGATATCCAAAGTCTTAGCATCATTAAACATTGTTGTTCATCATCCTTATCAGCATACTCATCTCTAACCAGATCGATATCGGTTTGTGGAACACCCAAATGTTTAGCCAAATGAGGCCAATCATTGCCAATCAAGTTAGATATATCAGACAATTTCATATCAGCACATTGTATTCTTTCAAGTGCATCAATAGAAATTGCTTTAGAACTGGCTTTTATTTCGGCATTTATCAGATCCTTATAGGTCAGACCTTGAtctttgttatatatataattacttaTAGTTTGACATTCGTGTTGGCGatcattattaaaaacatCGGGGCTGAGCGATATGTTTAGAGCACACATGGGCTCCAATGGCGGCTCACCAGGTCGCACTTTCGGTTCGCTCATGAAGCTGATGCGACTCAGGGATTGCTCTTGGTCTTTAATGTGAACTAAGAAGGATAAGCGATTTTCGCGAAAAGcttgaaattttgtatttaattgttcTCCCGATTTCAGCATGGGCACCAAATTACCAGCAAACTcaagataaatattttgatcttGCAGAACCTCAATATCACGACTTCTGGCTACCTCTTTAAAGTACTCTTGTTGCTCGAGTGTCTTATCCTCTTTGTCGTCCGTCATACAAAAGACAGATAGCTTTGCTTCTGTGCTTGAAATTTTCTTGGCAAACACCACAAACTTGGCGACAAATGGTACTTGTGCCATGTATGCATAAAGCTCTGTTGCCATACGTCCAGCATCGGAAACATTACGGCAATCCATTAACCAAAATCGCGCTGACACCGTAGTGGTGAAACTAACACTGCTTTTGACGAAAGCCAATGGCGTTGATCCTGTTACATCCTCCCAAACAGCACGATTCTGACCACCAGTTATGGAACACAGAAGCCGTAGTGTAGGTGCATTCATGGCTCCATAGGATGCATTTACCATGCCCTGATTGCAGGTTTGTGGTGCTGGAATGCTCAATGTGATTGCTTTGTGGAACTTACGGCGACGTGGCTCAACAGTAACCACAGGCGAGACAGCTACGCTCTGTCCCAAAAGCTTCGAGCATCCAATTAAATCGACTGGTTGCGCTTGCAGTCCTACGCGTATTTTTTGGTTAGTGcatgtgatggaaatatagctTGGACTTCGGGAACAGATGTAGAACAAACAGTGCCGCCATCTGGTCCAATGACATGTACCTCTTGACGGATACGAGAGACCACGGCAAAGAAATGCGGTAAATTGTGAGTAACAATGCGAATGATGCGGTTGGTGTGTAAATCCTCTAAGGGATTCAATTCGGTATCTATGTTTTCATTCAATTGATGGTCCTCATTATCGTATAAGCAATGCTCGCGCCAACTTTCTCCGTTGTCCGATCGTAATATAATGATCTCCCGCTCCCTCTCACGCAATGACCCAAAGTGCGGCACTTCCAAAATAATTGGGCTGAAATTATGAGCACAAGTTCAATATgtaggtatattttttttaatattattatgatatgtttaataatcttaatattattaatctaTATAAATGGTTTATCCGGACGAATGAATATCCATGATATCAAACTAAAGAAACATATTGACAATTTCttctaaataattttcttaattgatAATTTGTATATCCTGTCTGAATAAATTCTGCAACGCACTAAATTTCGTGTAGATGTGactttttttctcgttttttattcacaatctgtctgtttaaataataagtaaattgtataattaatattaaattaacagaAATTAGTTTTCCAATGAGCGTTGCTATTATATATAACATGTTTTCAGTTGGTTGGATTTATATATCGGGGACATCgaatatgtggtatatttttagtcttACTGTTAAATTGTTGTCTACTAGACTTAATTATTTTCGTGGTTATGGAGTCTGTCTATCGATGTACTtcttacaaaatttatttatttcttctttttgatTGGAATTTTAAGATCTTTATGAatattagcattagcattatcAACCAGGacatttttagtgttttaagTCTGAGTTGCTGACATTTTGCTTTAATATGGTTTTTCCATGTTAATCCGCGGTCCAGATATTTCACACAGGTGGAGTTATTCcaaaaatagacaaaaatcATTCCGCTGCTACCGGATACTAGTAAGAGTTGCCTTCTAGCTGACTTTCTTGTTATAGGCTATATATCATATAAGTATAACAATACTGTCGCAcgaatttgaaatcaaatgtAAATCTCACATTCCTGATGTGAATTATCCGTGTTGAAGTTCGAAAACTTGATTTTTAAGATAGAGCAGGCCAGATCAGCGCGTTGTCCGGCAACAAAGTACTCGTTACTCATGAAGAGTCGGCCGAGAGATATTGCAGAAAAATGATTACTATATTACTttactattatattattataatctaatatttatgcatttttgaaatattctgATACTGGGGAACTGAAGATGAAAGggagaataaaaaaattaccCACTATACATTcgtaaaatatatcattctaTTGTGATAGGCCCGCAGaattgtttttagtttagcAGTTAGTTTGTAGTTTAGCATCTATGGTATGGTTATATACTGAAGCGGAAAGCGAGAATAAAGAAATAACCCACTACACATTCGTAAAATAAATAGTTCTATTGTGAAAAGCCAGCCCagaattgattttaaaatgtagtttATCATCTATGATATGGCTATAATTCCATGTAATACCTCCCATTTTTGGGtattctaataaaaaaatataactataactagttgaaaaatatgaaaaatttaagttATTCTGAATggtcataaataatattatcaaaTAAGAATTAATTTACCATTATTGGACTAGTAGCCTTCCAGTCCAATAATGGTAAAACCAGGAGCAGACAAACGTTTTTTCGGAAAACATGCATGAGTGTATGATATGGAGATGTAtacctacatatgtatataaaaatgagTCACTAAAGTCTAACAAGATTATTTAGCATTGTACAGAAACAGAATCCACTTGTCAGTATCTCTCTGTactttttaattcaattacattttgtcctaaaaataaatttttaatgaaatttaactCTTTTCTTGTCCCGTTTGAAGGATGCATTGGAAACTAACCTTCCTGACCAGGAAACATCTCCGACCTCAGTTCTtctaaatgtaaaaataagaacGACTGCGAgcttcaaatttcaaaatgagcCGTAGAAGCTCCGGGGTACAGCGCGctactttggtatattcacactgttttgctttaatggAAAGTGATTAGAGGTCGAGCAGACTGCTCAATAGCTTTGCTaagcaacaataacatggGGCAACTCAAGTGAAGGTGCTACCATTTCGGGTGTTGTTTGATTGGAAGTTCGGGATGAATAAAGTTATGTATTGAGTGTTGGAAAAAGTTTGTTTCGTTCACCCGGTAGATGACTATATAGTTAgttgttatattatttgaagAAAGGAAACTATGGAGCTAGGCCTTTAGCATACAATTTTGGAACGATTTATACAATTATAGTTGAGAAAAACCattatattgtttaaaatctagcatttctttgaattataattGGATTTTTAAACGATTTGAAAGGGCATAGGCAGATTAAACCGGCTGCCCCTAGGAGGGTGAATGATGGACCAATTGAGGTCCCTAATTATacacttatttaaaataggtctttaatttataaaatgtatactttatttttgataaaatgttcatgttttttcttttatttttcttttcaacaTGGAGTACTATTGCCTTACCTTAGAAATGTAGTCTCGGTTGGTGACATTTCTAATATGCGACTCACCAATGCCTCACCTTCCATCAAGGGAGGGATTAGCAACACGTTGTGGCTTGACGTAACGACAAGTGATTCGCATTGGTTCTGCGCAAGCTTTGGGTGGAACAATAATGCGAACACCACTGTGACGACAACCACGCATTGAGCCGCCTCGCGCGTCAACCAGAAATGAAACGAGAAATCTGCAATacaattgtgttttattaatCTGTAGGGCTCTTTAATTACTTCGATAGAGCTCACCCCAAATGAATAGGTCGGACGACATTTACATTATCCGACTTCTTTTCTGCActtgcattcaaatttaaatcatttattttcgaattttctGAAATAAAATCGATCGTAATgagaaattaacaaatttcatttaatatattgaaatatttttaattttatggattattaacaatttaaattccttattattcttaaataataatgtaaaaatgataaatatatatatagtgacATATCCACCACCACACTCATTTCTCGTATGTGACACATTCTCGTAATTATTCCCTATCTCCAAAATATCCTATTGCATTCACATaaagattatattatattcaaaacataaaCTTGTCACGACAGCGACCAATcgtaacaaacaaaaaggttctattgcattcaaataaaGATCATATTCTAAACATAAAATCGTCGCGGCGGCGACTAACgtcaaacaaaaagatccaCTTCACGCCACTTAAAATTTTCTGGTGCAATTTGAGGTCTCAGCATTAAAacactaacacatacacaaaacatTACATATATGTTAGCTCTAAGTCGCAATAAGAAGTTTCTTGTTCAAATTCAACATATTGTAAAGttagtttttaaagacactttccTCAAATAAGACGCGTAGCCCGCTAATCTTGCAATACCAATAAAGTTCGTCtacaagttatttaaaaataaaatcgttgttttatttttaacctTCGCGTTACGCGAAAACATAATTGGCGCAGCCGGTAGGAGACGTCGTAATAGTAATTGATCAACGAGCAGTCGTAACCGCTAAAAGGATTCTAACATTGTCCATAGGTTGTAAACTATACAAAACGTATCCGCAAAAACATCTATATGCGTGAGTGCATTATCGAAACGGTTAAACAAACGAATATTGCGAACCCGTTATAATAAAACTCAAACAACCTGAACCACGTGTGTGTGAATTaataacaacaccaacaatggCAAATGAACTATCAGAAGCACACCTAAGCCAGtgcttaaatcaaattaaacatGTGCCAGCGTTTGACAATGGTGCAGAAAATTTGTCAGCCTTCATAAAGAGGATAGACTTCTATCTATTCTATCTCTTTACACGACAAACGATGTACGTCAAAGTAGCGTAATCTTCGGAGCCATCGAACGACAATTAGACGGAGAAGCATTGCGAACAGCCCAAGTAACGCAATCCAACAATTGGCCATCACTAAGATCATCACTCATCGAGGAGTTCAAAACCCAGACGCTCTATGAAGAATTATTGCGAAGACtctacaacaccaactggAACGGAAGTCTATGTAAGTTTGTAGAAGAACTTGAACGCAAATCTTATATAGTTAGCAATAAGTTAGCATTAGATAATAATGCCTGTActtcaataatatataaaaatggaTTAAAAATAACTACCAAGAATGTAATAACTAGGAAACTACATGACAGGATATACATGACCTTAGCAAGACATGATATCACTACAATAAGCAAGTTAAAAGCTATTGCTTAAGCAGATTTATGAATCTTATGAGAGTCAGAATTACCCTAAAAGCGAAAATAATCGCAGAAATCAAAACAGATCTTATGCaaactattcaaataattttcattcagATGATACGTCCAATTctacaacacaaaacaaccaTACAACCAACcatacataaaaattaaaatgaatgaagtAAACCTAAAATGTATCATTGATACAGATTCTTCAATAAAtcttataaaacaaaatattttcagttttacAACTTATAAAACCCCCATCAATGTTCAAACAATTAATGGCACTACTGAATTATCAGAAAGTATACTTTTTGGTCCCAGTAGACTTTGccctacaaaacaaaaattttacattCATAAATTCTCTGAAAACTACAATATGTTATTAGGAAAGGAGTATTTAAAAGCCAGTAAATCTCAAATTGATTACGAAAACGGAACAGTTACATTAGGAGACTataaattcacatttcaaAACAGTGAAGAGAATTCCGAAGAAACTTATACAGAAAACTATGCAAATCCACCTTTAACCGAAGATAGACCCTTCAACTTCGCAATCGAAGATGAATTAAAAGAGTGTAATGAGTTCAGATTAGAACATCTTAACACAGAAGAggtagaaaaattaaaaagttttacaCGAATTTCGCGATATTCAGTACCGGGAAAGTGACAGTTTGACTTTCACTAGTACGATTAAGTATTCAATTCAAACAACACGCGAAGACCCAATAAACAAAGTCCCTACAAGTATCCACAGGCTTACGATCAAGAGgtcaataaacaaatcaacgAAATGATAGAGCAgggcataattaaaaatctaaattcCCTTACTGTTCACCAATCTGGATTGTTCCAAAGAAAATGGACGCTtcaggaaaacaaaaattccgGTTAGTCATTGACTACCGAAACCTCAATGAAATTACCATTGATGACAAATTCCCCATATCAAATATGGATGAGATCTTAGAAAAGTTAGGCAAATGCCAATACTTCACTACGTTCGATCTTGCAAAGGGTTTCCATCAAATCCAAATGGATCCcgattcaattgcaaaacCGCCTTTTCAACCAAGCATGGTCACTACGAATTTACTCGTATGCCCTTTGGGCTTAAAAATGCTCCAGCGACTTTCCAGCGCTGCATGAATAACCTACTTGAAGATCTGATCTTCAAAGATTGTCTAGTTTACTTAAATGATATCATCATTTTCTCCACTTCATTGGAGGAACACATATCATCCATTTCTTCTTCTCAAAACTTCGGaaagcaaatttgaaattacaattGGACAAATGCGAATTCATGAAGAAGGAAACTGATTTCCCAATACCTAAGACACCAAAGGAAATCAAATCATTACTAGGTCTATGCGGATTTTACCGCAAATTTATCCCCAATTtcgcaaatattgcaaaaccTATGACAactaaatttaagaaaaatgccactataaatataaaagatcCGACTTATGTGTCTGCATTCGAAAAATTCAAAGTTGTAAAACCGTCCGATCCGATACTAGTTTATCCAAATTTCGAAAAGCCATTCTCATTAACTACAGATGCTAGAAACTTCGCAATAGGCGCCGTTCTATCACAGGAACACAAACCCATTTGCTATGCAAG encodes:
- the LOC133846976 gene encoding LOW QUALITY PROTEIN: ankyrin-3-like (The sequence of the model RefSeq protein was modified relative to this genomic sequence to represent the inferred CDS: inserted 3 bases in 2 codons) — encoded protein: MTTTVGYTPLHQAAQQGHTLVINLLLRHKANPNAVTKNGQTALDIANNLGYVTAVETLKVVTEVSVIDITTGVLEEKYKVVAPEFMHEALLSDSEEEGCCDEIFDHNQYKYMATEELRNTTDDHDNNNFDTTNPGHDLLDGSAFAPVNETENSKINDLNLNASAEKKSDNVNVVRPIHLGFLVSFLVDARGGSMRGCRHSGVRIIVPPKACAEPMRITCRYVKPQRVANXPPLMEGEALVSRILEMSPTETTFLSPIILEVPHFGSLREREREIIILRSDNGESWREHCLYDNEDHQLNENIDTELNPLEDLHTNRIIRIVTHNLPHFFAVVSRIRQEVHVIGPDGGTVCSTSVPEVQAIFPSHALTKKXRVGLQAQPVDLIGCSKLLGQSVAVSPVVTVEPRRRKFHKAITLSIPAPQTCNQGMVNASYGAMNAPTLRLLCSITGGQNRAVWEDVTGSTPLAFVKSSVSFTTTVSARFWLMDCRNVSDAGRMATELYAYMAQVPFVAKFVVFAKKISSTEAKLSVFCMTDDKEDKTLEQQEYFKEVARSRDIEVLQDQNIYLEFAGNLVPMLKSGEQLNTKFQAFRENRLSFLVHIKDQEQSLSRISFMSEPKVRPGEPPLEPMCALNISLSPDVFNNDRQHECQTISNYIYNKDQGLTYKDLINAEIKASSKAISIDALERIQCADMKLSDISNLIGNDWPHLAKHLGVPQTDIDLVRDEYADKDDEQQCLMMLRLWISQNSSTATGNSMSQALDQMGRNDIVEQCMFNLHPVTDQLERGLATMRMQSPQQELSNDGAGDLLNGKITNSMEFQSNNALIESNNDNDEGRTIPKSELQEIKTV